The following proteins are encoded in a genomic region of Blastococcus colisei:
- a CDS encoding D-sedoheptulose-7-phosphate isomerase → MSVPPHSFFENVVAQDPARGAQLDVPAPDTCTHLTGADHVASLTAALGSLNAQLDALDRWGRQLADVLCGPGRGRLLAAGNGGSAAQAQHLTAELVGRYRADRPPFSAICLTAETSSLTAIANDYPADELFARQVEAHGRAGDVLILLSTSGRSPNAVAAARRARDCGITVLALTGPAPNPLVAAADDAVCIDSPWTATVQECHLVALHLVCAAFDAAVLAEPPRVQTAPSFGTAS, encoded by the coding sequence ATGAGCGTTCCGCCGCACTCCTTCTTCGAGAACGTGGTGGCGCAGGACCCGGCGCGGGGTGCGCAGCTCGACGTGCCCGCGCCGGACACCTGCACCCACCTCACCGGCGCCGACCACGTGGCCTCGCTGACCGCGGCCCTCGGCTCGCTGAACGCCCAGCTGGACGCCCTCGACCGGTGGGGGCGGCAGCTGGCCGACGTGCTGTGCGGTCCGGGCCGCGGCCGTCTGCTGGCCGCGGGCAACGGGGGCAGCGCCGCGCAGGCGCAGCACCTCACCGCGGAGCTGGTGGGCCGGTACCGCGCCGACCGGCCGCCCTTCTCGGCGATCTGCCTGACCGCCGAGACCTCGTCGTTGACCGCGATCGCCAACGACTACCCGGCCGACGAGCTGTTCGCCCGGCAGGTCGAGGCGCACGGACGGGCCGGGGACGTGCTGATCCTGCTGTCCACGTCGGGTCGCTCGCCCAACGCCGTGGCCGCCGCCCGGCGTGCGCGCGACTGCGGCATCACGGTGCTGGCCCTCACCGGTCCCGCCCCCAATCCGCTGGTGGCCGCCGCCGACGACGCGGTGTGCATCGACTCCCCGTGGACGGCGACCGTGCAGGAGTGCCACCTGGTCGCGCTGCACCTGGTCTGCGCCGCGTTCGACGCCGCCGTGCTCGCGGAGCCCCCGCGGGTACAGACGGCTCCCTCGTTCGGGACCGCGTCGTGA
- a CDS encoding glycosyltransferase: protein MRIDLVSEHASPLAAIGGVDAGGQNVHVAALAAGLAQRGHEVTVHTRRDDASLPERVGTADGYDVVHVTAGPPEPLPKDELLQHMPAFARVLRHSWAVSRPDVVHAHFWMSGLASVEASASLLSPVPVLQTFHALGSVKRRHQGDADTSPAERIDLERGLCRDVSHVVATCSDEVFELRRLGLRSDGVSIVPCGVDTSVFTPRGPVAPRGDRKRLLVLGRLVERKGQDDAVRALRAVPDAELVVVGGPPADAVDADPEVHRLRSIAEADGVADRLVFAGSVARDDVPAWVRSADVVLAVPWYEPFGITPLEAMACGRPVVATAVGGLQDSVADGVTGVLVPPRDPAALGEALAALLADDERRAAYGAAGVRRARDRYRWSRVVADTENVYRQVLARRRPVEVAR from the coding sequence ATGAGGATCGACCTGGTCAGCGAGCACGCCAGCCCACTGGCCGCCATCGGCGGAGTGGACGCCGGCGGGCAGAACGTGCACGTCGCCGCCCTGGCCGCCGGGCTGGCCCAGCGCGGGCACGAGGTCACCGTGCACACCCGCCGGGACGACGCGTCGCTGCCCGAGCGGGTGGGCACCGCGGACGGGTACGACGTCGTCCACGTGACCGCCGGCCCGCCCGAGCCGCTCCCGAAGGACGAGCTGCTGCAGCACATGCCGGCGTTCGCCCGGGTGCTCCGGCACAGCTGGGCGGTGTCGCGGCCCGATGTCGTGCACGCGCACTTCTGGATGAGCGGCCTGGCGTCGGTCGAGGCCTCGGCCAGCCTGCTCTCGCCGGTGCCGGTGCTGCAGACCTTCCACGCGCTCGGCTCCGTCAAGCGCCGCCACCAGGGGGACGCCGACACCTCGCCGGCCGAGCGGATCGACCTCGAGCGGGGGCTGTGCCGCGACGTGAGCCACGTGGTGGCCACCTGCTCCGACGAGGTCTTCGAGCTGCGCCGCCTCGGGCTGCGCAGCGACGGCGTCTCGATCGTGCCCTGCGGTGTGGACACCTCGGTGTTCACGCCCCGGGGACCGGTGGCGCCCCGCGGCGACCGGAAGCGGCTGCTCGTCCTGGGCCGCCTGGTCGAGCGCAAGGGCCAGGACGACGCGGTGCGGGCCCTCCGCGCGGTGCCCGATGCCGAACTGGTCGTCGTCGGCGGGCCGCCGGCCGACGCCGTGGACGCCGACCCGGAGGTGCACCGGCTCCGCTCGATCGCCGAGGCAGACGGCGTCGCCGATCGGCTCGTCTTCGCGGGATCGGTCGCCCGCGACGACGTCCCCGCCTGGGTGCGCTCGGCCGACGTCGTCCTCGCCGTCCCCTGGTACGAGCCGTTCGGCATCACCCCGCTGGAGGCCATGGCCTGCGGCCGCCCGGTCGTGGCCACGGCGGTCGGCGGGCTGCAGGACTCCGTCGCCGACGGCGTCACCGGCGTCCTGGTGCCGCCGCGCGACCCGGCCGCCCTGGGCGAGGCGCTCGCCGCGCTGCTCGCCGACGACGAGCGTCGGGCCGCCTACGGGGCCGCCGGGGTGCGCCGGGCGCGCGACCGCTACCGCTGGAGCCGTGTCGTCGCCGACACCGAGAACGTCTACCGGCAGGTGCTCGCCCGCCGCCGTCCCGTGGAGGTCGCCCGATGA